The segment GGGAGACGGAGCCGCGAACGACGCGAGTTCCGCGGCATCGTACGCAGCGAGTTGTGAGGTCCAGACGACTCCCGCGTCCCGAAGCCGGCGAGCGTACGTCGGGCCGATACCCGGGACGGCTTCGACGAACGTCTCGCGGACCGAGGCGTCGTCGGTAGCGCCGTATCGGAGCCGGACCTGTGAACTCGACTCGCGGGTGCCGGAGCCGACGACTCCCTCGTCGACGTCGAGGGTCACCCGGTGCCACCGCATGCCCGCCACGCCCGAGTCCAAGCGGGTCACGAGGCGTGCCTCGAACCGTCCGGTCGACTCGTCGCGTCGGTTCCGCGCCCCCGCCTCGACCGCGACTACGTCGTCGGTGTCGCCGTCGACGACGTAGTAGACGCCGCGCCGCTCCGACGCCGAACGACCGGTGAGGAGCCTCATCGGCCGGATGTCGAGTGAGTCGGCGAGCACCTCCTGATCGCTATCGTCGGTCAGGCGGTAACGGCGCACGCCGCCTCGGGCCGACGCGTCGACGACGCCCACGACGCCAAACCGATCGGAGACGACGGAGACGCAGGTGGCTTCGAGCGTGCCCGCCTCGTCGTCAACAGTCACGTCTGATCGGGGGTCGACCGACTCCCCACCGTCGCTCCCCCGGATGACGTCGAACAATCGAACACGCCACGTCCCGTTCGACCCGGGGTCGTCCGGTCCGTTCGGATCGGCCGAGTCACCCGACACGTCCGGGTCGCCGGCGTCTACGGCGTCCAGGACGGCGAGCGTTCCGTCGCCGCCGAACGCGAGATCGCGCGGCGCAGTCAGTCCCTCGATGACTCGCTCAGGGGCAGTTCGACCGGACGGGTCGACTCGAACGACGGCACCCGAACCGGGTTCGGCGCCGCGGTCGAGCAGGTAGAGCATCTGGTTCGACGCGACGAGGGCGACGGCGGCAGCAGGAATGACACCTTCGACGACGCGAGCAACGAGCGTGCGCCGAGATGCGGCGAAGAGGCGTCCCTCTGATCTGTCTGTGTCGTCGAGTCCACCGGTTGCGACGTAGAGCGTCCCCTCGTGGACGCACAACGCCCGGGGGGAGGCGAATCCGTCGGCGACGCCGTCGCCGTCGAAGTCGTCGTAGCGTCGGACGTCGCCGATGCCGGGGTCGTACCGTGTGACCGTCCCGTCCCCTGTCAGGACGTACAGTCTCCCGCACCGGTCGAGTGCGACGTCCGCCGTCGCGTCATCTCCGGAAGCGTGGATGACCGTTTTGGGACCGAACGTCCGCCGGATGACCACGCCCTCCTCGACCAGTGCGTTCGTGTGCTTCCACTCGTCCCACTCGCTCGAGGTAGCGGCGCCGACGAATCCGGCCGTCATCGGGGATTCACTCCCGTCGTCTCAGAGCGGAAGCGCACCGAGACGTCGTGTGCCAGCGGGCGGACCAGCGCCGACTCGTCGACCAGCACGTTCCCCTCTCCGTCGACGCCCGCGTGGCCCGCCGCCCGGACGGAGATACCGATGACCCAGTCGACGCCCGATACCTCCTTGACCACGCCGTACAGCTCGGATTTGTACACCGGACGACCGAACGGCCATCCCTGGCCCTCGAACCCCGTTAACGGGTCGAGGAAGGCGTCGAGCGCCGCTACTATCGCTCGCGTGCGGCCCTCAATTGAGTAGCCCGGAACGATTCGCGCTTCGACGGTGACGCCGACGCCGACGTATTTAGGGGCGGCCACTTCGACGCGGTCGGTAAGGAGTCGATGCCTCCGGAGGTGCCGATCAACCGCCGCGAGCAGACCGACACTCGGCACCGGTTCGACGGACTTCGGGAGCGTGCTGTGCGGCATCACCGTGACCCGCGTCACGTCGGCCCCGTCGGGACCGGCGCCGGCGAGGACGTGCGTCGCCGCGCGAGCCACCCGGACGCCGGGTGTGTGTTCGGCGAGGTATCGGTAGTCGTCGGCGGTGACTGCCCGGGAAGGCATCTCGATGTCTGCCTGGAGTCGGTCGACGGCCGCCGCGACGGACTCAGCGTCCCGACCCCCCGTCGCGGGACCGAGCGGACCCAACAGCGCCCGTCCACGCCACGGAGTGTCGTCGTTCTCGCCCGCGCCGGTTTCGCCTGTCTCGACCTCAGCGGTGCCGGATCCATCGGCGTCGAACGCCCACGCGGTCGTTCGCGGGACGTTCCCCGCAGCACCGCCCCCGTGGTGCGAGATTCCGGCGACGACTTGGCATCCGACCGGCGGAACCGCTCCGCGGACGTTCGTTCCGAAACGTACCTCGCCGCGGGCGCGATCAAGCACGTAGTGCCTGTCGTCCGGGGCGGATGCGTCGAAGTCTCCGACCTCGGTCCACCGCTCGCGCCGTTCGGTGTCTCCCCGTTCGGCGACGAGGTCGATGGTCGCGTCGAGGACCGGCGGATCCGGCAGCACGTACGTCTGATGGGGAAGCGCGGTCGTCTCAACTGTCCCGTCGGGTTGGTGGAGGACGGTCTCCCGCCGCGTCGCGTCGTGGCGGGCCTCGACGATGTTCACCGCCACGCGGTCGATGCGCGGCGGAATCTCGTAGCCGGGGATCGAGACCCGACACCGGATGGCAACAAACCGTTGATCGGAGACGCCCGTCGGCGCCCAATCGGCCGGCGACCATCCAGCGGGTCGGGCCAGCGTGACCCGGCCGCTCTCGTAGAAGCGCGCGGTTCCGTCGCGGACGACGTCCAGCGGTAGCCACGATGCGCCGTCGTCGGTCTCCGCGTGGTACTCCCAGTCGAGTTCTACTGACGGTTCGAAGACGACTTCGCCGACCTCGTGCGTCGAGACCGGCGGGAGGTCCGTCTCGTCGAGAGAGATCGAGAGATCAAGGCGGGGTGCGACCGCGAACGGGTCGGACGTGAAGCCGAGAGCGAGGCTGCTTCCGCGCTCGGCCGTCGGACCGAACGCGAGGAAGTGGACGCCGTCCGAGCGGTTCGCCGCGAGATTGTTCGCCGTTCTGCCGGAGTGGTCGGTCTGGACTGCGCCGAGGTCAGCGACGATTAGCGTGACCGGAGTCGTCGTCTCGAAGACGAGCGGCTCGTCGGAACCATCGTCCGCGAGGAGACGCTCACCAGACGGAATCTCGACGCCGTCGAGGGTGTCGGGTAACGGACCGCCGTCGGTACTGCGGACGCGGAGTTCGACCGACGCCGGCACCGGCGGGTCCGGTCTGACGCCGAGCAACCACAGGTACTTCAGCACGTGGCGTTCGGTCACGCGGTCGAGCCGGTAGCGCGCCGCTTCGGCCACCCACACGAGCGTCTCCAGTAACGTGATGCCGGGGTCGTGGGCGTTGTGGTCGGTCCACTCCTCCGCGTGGACGGCGATTCGCTTCCGCGCGTCTGTCAGGATGTCGACGTAGCCGCGGTCGTCTAGCTCAGGGACGTCGACGCCCATCAGCGGCCTCCGGTGGCCGTGACATCGTGGGTGCCGCCGAACGCGAGCACGTCAGCCGCTACCGTAGGAAGCGGTTCGCCCTCCGTCACCGTCACGTCGCGTTCGCTGCCGCGGTACGTCACCGACAGCCGTTCCACGTGATCCACGCCCTCGATGCGTTCGAGCATTGCGTACACCTCCGACAGCGAGGGGAGTTCGCCGAACCACCAACCGGTCCCGCCCGGGCCGCCAGTGAGCGGGTTGAGGAATGCGCCGATGTGTTCGGTGGCTAACTGTTCGAGCGTCGTGACGCTCGTGATATCGGTGCCGACGACTGTCGTCTCGACGGAGACCGTGACGAAGTTCGGCCCGCGGACGAGCAAGCGTTCCCGACCCGGAACGACCAGTGACGCGGGGACGTGTTCTCGGAGTGTCTCGTGGACCACCCGACGGAGTTCGCGGGACGGCGAGGGTAGCCCTTCGCGCGCGTCAGGGACCACCACCAGCGTGACCCACCCGGGCGTCGGGTCGCCCGACGGGCCGAGATCCGGGAGGCACTTCGCCCGCGCCACTCGCGGCACTGCGGCCTTTGCGATGCGTTCGAGGTCCGCGGCCGCGACGGCCCGTCCGCGATCCCGGATCGCTCCTGGTACCCGGTCGAGTACCGCGGCGGTCGACTCTCCGTCCGCTCCGCCGTCGGCGCCGATGGGGTTAACGACGGCCTCGATCAGCGGCACGCCGCTGGTGAGACCGGTCACCGCCCCCGGAGGGACGTTCCCGGCGATGCCGCCGCCGGTTAGGTACGTCGCTCGGACGTTCTCCCGCCCCCGCGGAGGGATACGACCGGACACGCCGTCACCGAACCGGACCTCGCCTGCCACGGCGTCGAGGGTGTAGTGGCGATCGGTCGAGTCTGAGGCGAGAAACGCCGAGACGCGCGTCCATCGGACCCAGAACGCCCGGAGACGGCCGTCGGCGTCAGCAACTGACTCGACGTCCTCGGGACAAGACGCTGCGAGGTCGGCTCGCTCGCCCGTCGAGAGCGTGGCCGATTCGTCCACCCAGATCGTCTCTTCGAAAACGGGGGAGATACCGGCCGCAAAGGACTGGTTCACTGACCCGTCGCTCGACCCCAGCACCTCCGCCTCGACGGTCCGGACGTCGCGCGCCCATCCCGTGTTTGAGTGGATACCCTCGAGAGTCGGGGGTGTCGTCGTCCGACCGGCGGTCCGGTCGCCGGCGACCAACCGCTCGCCCGTCTGGTCGGGGGTGACGAACCCCTCCGCCGATGCCCCATCGTCGTTCGCTCGACGGGGGTGTCGGCGGAGGAGCGGTTCGTCCGTGACGGCGAACGCGTCGTCCGTCACCCGCGCGCGGAGCCAGTGCAGTTCGCTCCCGAAGCGCATGGTCGGGACGGTCGGCGCCTCGAACGTCAGCGAGGTCGTCTCGCGTTCCGTCAGGCCGGCCGTCTGGTCGGTCGACGATACGGGCACCCATCTATCGTGCTCCGGGCTCGCACACCGCTCCCAGCGAAGTCTCGGGCGGAACTCGGCGGGGTACTCACGCGCCTCAATGTCGAACAGGATGCTGAGCGGTCCGTCAGTCAACGGGGCGTCGAAGCCGAGATAGAGCGTCTGGTCGACGTCCGGCAGGCCGGAGAACGGTTGTATCGGTCCGTCGCCTCCGGCCAGGTCGGCGCTGTACTCGAAGCCGTTGTAGGTGAGGACGTGTGCGGCTGGGGCGCGCGTATTGTAGCTGAGTCGTAGGTCGCCGTATCGGGGTGACGCGCCCGTCGTCTCCGTCTCGACCGTCCCGTTCGACTGCGCGTACGTCGTCCGGAGATATCGACCGTCGACGAGGCGGGCGCGAATCCAACGCCCCTCGCGGCCGACGACGCTCGTCGGCGCGAGGTCGGTCGGAACGGTGAACCCGACCGTCCCTTCGGTGGTCAGCGCCTCGGTCCCGTCGGTCACGTCCGGGAGTTCTGCCCACCCGACGCCGTCCCAGTACTCCCACGAGAGCGTCGGCGCTCCGCCCTCGACGCCCCGGTCGGCCGTGTCGTCGCCGTCGGCGTACGTGAACCCGAGAGTGACGCGCTCGCCGCGCTTGGTGAATGCCTCGTCGGAGGCCACGTAGAACGCGTCCTGCAGATTCGGCGTCGGACCGAGCGGTCGGAACGACGATCCCTCCTCGACGGAGAGCGGTACGACGCCGTAGAGGAGTCGATCGGGGCGGACGCCGCCGGTGAACACCGTTCCACGCGTCAGGACACGGAACGACGGCTCCGAGACCGACACCGAGAACAGGCCCTCGAATGGCGTTCCCGGGGGGAGCCGTCCCCTGACCCACTGGCTTTCGACACCGGCGACCGCAACCGGGGTCGGTTCGCCACGCACGGTGAAATCGAGCGTCACCGTCGACGGACTGTCCCGAACTGCCGAGCGCGTGTCGGGGTAGTCCAGCGACCGGAACGCATCCGTCGCCGCGGCGCGGTCGTCGTCAGTCGCGTCGATTGGGAGAAGCGCGTCGAGGACGGCCCGCTCCGTTCGTTGATTCCGG is part of the Halogeometricum sp. S1BR25-6 genome and harbors:
- a CDS encoding phage tail protein, with product MTAGFVGAATSSEWDEWKHTNALVEEGVVIRRTFGPKTVIHASGDDATADVALDRCGRLYVLTGDGTVTRYDPGIGDVRRYDDFDGDGVADGFASPRALCVHEGTLYVATGGLDDTDRSEGRLFAASRRTLVARVVEGVIPAAAVALVASNQMLYLLDRGAEPGSGAVVRVDPSGRTAPERVIEGLTAPRDLAFGGDGTLAVLDAVDAGDPDVSGDSADPNGPDDPGSNGTWRVRLFDVIRGSDGGESVDPRSDVTVDDEAGTLEATCVSVVSDRFGVVGVVDASARGGVRRYRLTDDSDQEVLADSLDIRPMRLLTGRSASERRGVYYVVDGDTDDVVAVEAGARNRRDESTGRFEARLVTRLDSGVAGMRWHRVTLDVDEGVVGSGTRESSSQVRLRYGATDDASVRETFVEAVPGIGPTYARRLRDAGVVWTSQLAAYDAAELASFAAPSPEQASGLRTRAQGWLDAVAERAVPWRATPAPNPTDALLEAAGRYLWIELELVGSEYVSPRVRELRASFPRESYLRYLPTVYRTDEESAVFLERFLAIPESDFESVEANVDTLTRYLDREGVPAESLSWLGRWVGVKTDETWPERVRRAFVVNAPWLSKTRGTPSGLLETLRLYLDANAAVDGSITGVREAGENDGSAENGGGESGGNEDGGTDDGRDDGPLAPAAVAAELSRVLALWEHADLDPIERPAAREPYGRLVNSPVGFVVLVGPDVTDEEVTALDRLVRAETPIHAVGRVVRLTPWIRLGGHSYLGLNTSLATREFVLDRSLLGVDSTVLDYPGVGR
- a CDS encoding baseplate J/gp47 family protein, whose amino-acid sequence is MSSDPILDGRDRDEFLEAAFTRAPQYVPEWESAEGEFGTALLRLHAELVGDVAERADRLLEKHRAAFADALGFERAPPSPSRLAVSVAVTPTATANVPIPPRTRVLATGLDGVERTFEVEADAAFEATPARLRRVFSVAPRVDAVYDHTSALGSEEESHHSFSPFTGENRQRHDLYLGDDDLLTLAPGSSLRVLFTTRWSPALFRDCLTWEYHGVETDAEGTEREGWHPLELQTSARACRYSLRAVARRLADLVAERRPEYVVRTATDDAEAASVTAVAAALREWATDRNQRTERAVLDALLPIDATDDDRAAATDAFRSLDYPDTRSAVRDSPSTVTLDFTVRGEPTPVAVAGVESQWVRGRLPPGTPFEGLFSVSVSEPSFRVLTRGTVFTGGVRPDRLLYGVVPLSVEEGSSFRPLGPTPNLQDAFYVASDEAFTKRGERVTLGFTYADGDDTADRGVEGGAPTLSWEYWDGVGWAELPDVTDGTEALTTEGTVGFTVPTDLAPTSVVGREGRWIRARLVDGRYLRTTYAQSNGTVETETTGASPRYGDLRLSYNTRAPAAHVLTYNGFEYSADLAGGDGPIQPFSGLPDVDQTLYLGFDAPLTDGPLSILFDIEAREYPAEFRPRLRWERCASPEHDRWVPVSSTDQTAGLTERETTSLTFEAPTVPTMRFGSELHWLRARVTDDAFAVTDEPLLRRHPRRANDDGASAEGFVTPDQTGERLVAGDRTAGRTTTPPTLEGIHSNTGWARDVRTVEAEVLGSSDGSVNQSFAAGISPVFEETIWVDESATLSTGERADLAASCPEDVESVADADGRLRAFWVRWTRVSAFLASDSTDRHYTLDAVAGEVRFGDGVSGRIPPRGRENVRATYLTGGGIAGNVPPGAVTGLTSGVPLIEAVVNPIGADGGADGESTAAVLDRVPGAIRDRGRAVAAADLERIAKAAVPRVARAKCLPDLGPSGDPTPGWVTLVVVPDAREGLPSPSRELRRVVHETLREHVPASLVVPGRERLLVRGPNFVTVSVETTVVGTDITSVTTLEQLATEHIGAFLNPLTGGPGGTGWWFGELPSLSEVYAMLERIEGVDHVERLSVTYRGSERDVTVTEGEPLPTVAADVLAFGGTHDVTATGGR
- a CDS encoding putative baseplate assembly protein — its product is MGVDVPELDDRGYVDILTDARKRIAVHAEEWTDHNAHDPGITLLETLVWVAEAARYRLDRVTERHVLKYLWLLGVRPDPPVPASVELRVRSTDGGPLPDTLDGVEIPSGERLLADDGSDEPLVFETTTPVTLIVADLGAVQTDHSGRTANNLAANRSDGVHFLAFGPTAERGSSLALGFTSDPFAVAPRLDLSISLDETDLPPVSTHEVGEVVFEPSVELDWEYHAETDDGASWLPLDVVRDGTARFYESGRVTLARPAGWSPADWAPTGVSDQRFVAIRCRVSIPGYEIPPRIDRVAVNIVEARHDATRRETVLHQPDGTVETTALPHQTYVLPDPPVLDATIDLVAERGDTERRERWTEVGDFDASAPDDRHYVLDRARGEVRFGTNVRGAVPPVGCQVVAGISHHGGGAAGNVPRTTAWAFDADGSGTAEVETGETGAGENDDTPWRGRALLGPLGPATGGRDAESVAAAVDRLQADIEMPSRAVTADDYRYLAEHTPGVRVARAATHVLAGAGPDGADVTRVTVMPHSTLPKSVEPVPSVGLLAAVDRHLRRHRLLTDRVEVAAPKYVGVGVTVEARIVPGYSIEGRTRAIVAALDAFLDPLTGFEGQGWPFGRPVYKSELYGVVKEVSGVDWVIGISVRAAGHAGVDGEGNVLVDESALVRPLAHDVSVRFRSETTGVNPR